ATTCTGCCGTAAAGAAGAATCACCACAGCAAACAACACCGTCCCGTGTACAAGGTAGAGGCTGTAGGAGATTCGACCCAGGTATTCAGGCAGCGGCCAATCCAGTAGACGTTCCACAGACTCGGTCTGTGCCACCAGCAAGAGTCCACAAGCCCCGAACGCGATCACAATGTCGTTTCCATAAAAGTAAGCCGCGAGGGAAAGTACGGCAATTGATCCCCAGGCCCACGAAGGCAGGCGCGTCAGGCGAGATTTCCAAGAGGGATAACCACCCGCCAGCGCAGCGCCCAAAACAAAGCATGCCGCCCAGGTCAACGTCGCCGAATGAAGTACCGCACCCGCTGCCAACAGAGCCAGGCCGAAGAAGCCCGAAGCGACCGGTCCTATACGTAAAAATGCCCAACAGAGCGGAGGGAACACGATCGACATCAAGACTTCATAGCGCAGCGACCAGAACGCTGTATTGATGTCCGGACGATTGCTCATCAGCAAACCCTGCAGCACCAATTTCCCCGTCACCGGTGTGTGCCAGGTCTGGTAAAACCAGCGAGATAAGGGAATCTTTGATCCATTCAGCTTGATAGCGAACGGCAGCGCAACAAACAATGCCGCCGCGAACGGCACCCAGATACGAAAGAGCCGGCGCACAAAATAGCGGCCGTACGGCAGGCTGCGTCCCCGCCAGTACGACAGCGAAAGGACATAGCCGCTTAAGACAAAGAACAGAACCACAGCCTGGTGCCCGGCGAAGAAAGGGACCTGCCACCAGTGCGGATCGTAAAAGTATGCGAGGTAACGAGCGTGAAATGCCACTACAACACAAGAGGCGAGTCCGCGCAGCGCATCCAGTGCAAAGACGCGTCGGCCCGTAGTGCGCTCCTGGAGATGCCGTTCTTCTTCATTCGCCATAAGAACCAAGCCCCCCTTAGACTACGTCGAAACGCCGATTCAGAACGTTTCGCACATCCATAACTCAAGCCAAGGAAAAGTGTCAGATATTGAACGAAGGAAAGAACCGCTCTTGAAATCTTTACGAATTGAAAGTTGTGAATATCTATTCGCAAAGTTTTATATCTACAACAGGAGAATAGGTAAGACTTGCAGTAAATCACGTCATCTTTGCAAAAGTACAGCTACTTTGTGGCGCTTTGCCTATCTGCTTCAAACAATTTAGCGTCAATGAGAAAGCGAAACCAGAAGGTCTGCAACACACAGAAGATAAGCCCCTCATGGCCATCAAGAAATCCACCGGTCAAAATGTAGCGATAAATGAAAAGAATCCCTGGACGAACGAACAGCGGGAGATTCTCATAACACTGCCGCAAGCGCCGCTTTACCTGGATCTTATTGCCAAACCATCGACCCTGTATCTCCGCGTTGGCACGCTTCATTCGCAACTCTTTGACTTCCGCATCCGCCCACTGGTTATGCCGTCGAGTCCATTCAGTAAGGGGCATCCTGATGTCATCGACCATCGAATGCTTCAACGTTCCAATCGGGCCAGAGCAGATAAAGTGCTGATCGTACATCCGCGCCTCGCAGCGCCCCTTTCCTGAGCGAAATAATCTCATGTGATAAGTGGGAGCGAGATTGTGTCGAAGGACTCGGCCCATGAACTTCAAATAACGGGCGACGAGAAATCCATCCATGGCAGTACTTTCAGGAATGGCCTCGATTTCACGAGCCAGATCCTCAGACACATCTTCATCGGCATCCAGATGCAACTGCCAAGTCTTGGTAATTTCGAGGTTGTCGATTGCCCAGTTCCGCTGTGCACCATAGTTCTCAAACGGATGACTCACGACGAACGCTCCGAGTTCTGTTGCCAACTGGATTGTCTCGTCCGTACTTCCGGAATCAACGAGGATAATCTCGTCTGTCAGGCTTCGAACACTACGAAGAGTCGTAGCGATTGTCTCCGCCGAATTGAAGGTCAGGATAATGACTGCGGGTCGCAAACGTCCTCCGTATCGCTCATACAGCGGGCGGCGAAGCCGCAGGTTGCGGACAGGCCGCAATCGCCTTCCCGAGTATAACCACTTCTAACACGCCGACCGTCCGGGCAGAGCGCTTTTATGGAGGCCCACATCGGTTACCGTACGGAACATCTCCAGGTATCGCTCAGCAACATACTCCGGTCGATGAATTCTCAAATGAGCAGGTCCTCTTGCGACCATCGCCTCACGCTCCTCCGTGTCGTAAAGAACGCTCTGCAATGCCAAAGCGAGGAGGTTCGAGTCGCCATTGGGCACCAGAATCCCACAGTCCCCTACAGCTTCACCTAACCCGCCATCCGAGGTAGCCACAATGGCACAGCCTGCGGCAATCCCTTCGAGCGCCACCAATCCAAAAGGCTCTGCCCAACGGGAAGGAACAACAAGCACCTTATGCCTGGCGACCTCGACAGCACGCTGCGTTGCAAGATATCCAGCGAAGGTAACCTGTTGCGCGACGCTAAGCTTCAAAGCCAAAGCTTCAAGCTTCTCGCGATCCGGCCCATTGCCAATCACCGTGAAGGAAGGCTCCAGTCCCATCTGTTTCAACTGTGCCAAAGCTTCGATGGCAAGATCACAGCCTTTGTCCGAAACCAGACGCCCCATGAAGACGATGTCTCTATCTTTCGGCATCTCCCGTAGCAGCAGGAAGCTCTCCATCTCAAATGGATTGCCTATGACCTCCGCGTGAACAGGAAGATGCTCTGCCAAAGCTCGGCTCGGTGTCACGTTGTAACAAAAGCGCAGCACGGTACGCTTCAGTAAATCCTGCCAGCCCGTTTTCCCACCTGAGCGCGTCAGCCAGGTATGGTGAGTGACGAAGATAGGCTTGAACAATAGAAAGAGAGGGAGCAGTGTCTTCAGCGAAATATTGTTTTGAAAGATCACATCAGACTGCCGCCCCAACTCAAGTAACTTGGAGACGCTTGGTTGCCGCACTACAGCAAAAGGATAGTCATGCCCACCGCCTGTTTCGGTCACCACTGTGACCTCTGCTCCCGCCTTCGCAAACTCCGTAGCGAGAAGCATGGAGACCGTTTCTATTCCTCCGATACTCGGATGAAAAACGTGGGAACAGAACAGAATCTTCAACGTTGAGTCTCCCAGGATGCCTCTGAGCGCTATTGTATAATCGCCTCTGTGATCACGCCTACTTCACTATGGATCGTGACTGTTTCGGAGAAGCAAACGCTTTTGCACACAATGGAGAAGCACTTTTGAGATTGCTTCAGATCGTGCCCAGGCTACGTCCCGCCCATGATGGAATCGGTGAAAATGCTCTTCGGCTAGCCGAGTGTTTACGAAGCGATCATGACCTGCACACTAATTTCCTGATCGGCGATCCATCCTGGAAGGGCCCGGAGGAAATCGAAGGATTCCCCGTACGATCGCTTTCCGCGCGCAGCAAAACCAATCTAAAAGCAGAGCTTGCAAGCTTTCTCGCTCCCTCTGAACCTGCTGCTGTACTTCTGCAGTTCGCTCCCTACGGTTACGAAAAGCGCGGCATTCCCTTCTGGCTCATCAGCGGCGTCAAGGAGCTTCAACGTGAGACACCATTCAAGCTGCTTACGATGTTTCACGAACTCAACGCTGGTCGAGGCACACCCTGGAGCAGCACCTTTTGGCTTTCTCATCTGCAGAAGCGGTTGATTCTCCAGATTGCGCGAGAGAGTCACGTTACCTTGACGAACGCCGCCTACCACCGGAAGTTGCTGGAACGCTGGGGCATCCGAACCGGGCCACTGCTGCCCATCTTCTCCTCTGTTGGCGAGCCGTCATTTTTAGCGCCTTGGTCAGCAAGAAAGAGACAGGTCGTGGTCTTCGGAAGAGCTTCCCATCGCAAGTTGACATACGTCGAAGGTCTGGCTGCGTTGGACAGGATATGCAAACTGATCGATGCCCACACAATCATCGATATCGGTGAACCCTTCGACCTTTCTTCCGTATCCCAATCCCTGGGAATTCCGATCACCTCCTGCGGTCGCCTCTCCGACGAAGAAGTGAGTTTACGGATGCAGCAGTCCCAGGGTTCGTTTCTTTATTACCCTGATGCACTCTTATCCAAGTCCTCGGTCTTTGGCGCCACCTGCGCCCATGGCACGATCCCGTTTGTTTCCTCACAGAACGATCCCAACTTAAGTTCGAGCGAATTCGAAAAGAATCTCGACTACATCAAGGTAAACGCCACAGGTGCATTACCAGCACTTCCAGACCTCGCAGAGATGTCTTCCATGGTCTATCAGCGCTACCAGTCAAGAAGTTCCAGTGCGAATGCGAGCCTTCTCGCAAGTCTTATCAACAACTAGATACCCTGCATCTCTCCATGCCTGCAATTCGAAGGGGGAATTTTGAAGCCATCCTTGGCTATCCTGGCGACGAACTACAACACGTGGGACCTCACGACGCGTTGTGTAAACGCCTGCTTCGAACAGGACGCAAACCACTTCGACAAGCTGTACATCTATGACGACTGCTCGCCCATTGCCTTCACGGGCACTTTTCCCGAGGGCGTTACATTGATTCGAGGCAAGAAGAACCTCGGTCTCACCAAGGCTCTGAATGTTGCCTTCTCTTCCGTCGAAGAAGAGATCGTCATTCTCTTCGACTCCGACGCATATCCGACAACGCCCTTCTGCCTGGAAGTAGCCAGGTTATTCGAGTCGAATCCTAAACTCGGTCTCGTTGCGCTGCGAACGATAGGAACGGGCGGTGGTCCCAGCGAATCCTACACAACCGAACCTAACCTTTGGAGTCTTCTCCTCGGCCAGGCACTCTACGCAAAGTTCGAATCATCTCTCGCGGACCACTCTGGAAACATCTCCGTCTTCACCTGCGCCATGGCTGTACGAAAAGCGGCCTTCGACGGGATCGGCGGCTTTGACGAAAACTTCGACTGGCTGGACCTCGATCATGATTTCAGCATGCGCATGAACCGCTCTCCCTGGAGCATAACGATCGCACAGGACGCTCGGATCTTTCACGAAGGCGGCGGAACTCCTCAGGAAACCAGACACCGCCTGCTGCGCTTCTATAAAACCCGCTGGTATCTCTTGCGAAAATTCGATCGCATCGGCGTGCCACTCGTCGCCAAATGGCTCATCTTACTTCGCCTGTCCATCGAATACGCCATGCTAAAAGTCTTTGGCAAGTTACTCATCAAAAATCAGACTCGCCTACAGGACAAACTCGAAGGAAGAAAGGCACTACTCCAGTACTGCTACGCAAACTATCGCTGAGCAGACTTGGCATCTCCCGAACCGGAAAGCCACGACGCGATGGAAGCGTTCTTATCACTAAGGTTAAAGCGCTTTTTCAGTGGTCCCATTTTCTATGGAATGAAAATGCTTTCACCGTGTCCTTTAAACATGATGCAGCGTCGTAGTTTTTTGTCACTTGCAGCTGGAGCTATCTCTGCCACAGCCTTGGGTCAGGCTTCCGCAGACACCCCTTCATCGGTCCTCCACCCAGTAGACTTAGGTCAAGACCGCTTGAACGAGACACACAGTCTTGGTATCACCAACATTGCGTTCAAAGTTCTCACGCGGGATACCAATGGCGAACTTTTCATCATCGAACATACCACTCGAAAAAAAGGCGGACCGCCGCGCCATATCCATCCGAACCAGGATGAGTGGTTTTATGTTATCGAAGGCAAGTTTCTTTTTGAAGTAGGCAAAGATCGAATCGTTCTCAGGCAAGGTGAATCAATCCTCGCTCCACGTCAAATTCCTCACGCATGGGCCTTTGACGGAGATAAAGGCGGCAAGATGCTGATCTCGTACACCCCTGCGGGTAAGATGGAGGAATTTTTCCGCGAAGTTACGAAAACCAATGCAATGCCGAAACAGGATGCTGCGCTTTTTGCAAAGTACGACCTTTTGCTGGTTGGACCGCCGCTTTCGGTCTGAACGGTACCGCGTTGAAACAGCGGGATTGGCCTGACGCGTTCCTGTCACCCTTTGACTTCAGGCGCGTGGGTGAAGCGATGACCAAGGCGGATCGCCGGGCGCTCGATGAGGTAATAGCTGGCGAGTGCACAGGCCACAGTACAAATAAGATTTAGAGGCCATCTCTCAAGAGCACCGAGTGGCTTTTCTTGATACATGCGACCCGTATAGAAAAGCATCTGCCAAAGGTAGAGACTATATGAAAGCTTACCGATATAGCGCAGCGGCGCGCTTTCAAGTATGCGGCCGAAGATTGTTGCCGGATGCAGCATGCTTCCGATCACAAGACACGGAAAAAGAAAGACTAGAGAAGTCATATACCAAAATTTGGTCGTCTGATCTCCGTTGATGATGAAACAGACAAGAACCGCCAGCACCGGCCAGAGTCGAGTGAATTTCGCGATCCAACCTTTATACTTTTCGTTCTGCAAAAGTATCGCAAAGACGGCTGGTATCAAGAGCGCATCAAGCCGCACATCGGTATGGAAGCTGATCCAATCCCATGGCCGATGACCGAGCTGGTAAGCTCGATTGGCCATCACTGCCAGTGCAAGTCCGGACAGGATGGCGATTCTCGTTCTTCCCTTCCAAAAAACCAGGACCGCAGGAAGAAGGAGATAGAAATGTTCTTCTACCGACAGTGACCAGAAATGTCCTGTAAACCACGGCTGGTGGGCGCCGGAGACATGACCCAAGAGCGAAGTATAGTTGCGGTAAAAGAACAAGGACGCCAACAACTCGCCACGATAGACAAAGATCTTACCCAACGCGCCCAGGAGCGCAATCACAAGAAGATACAAGAACGCCGGCGGCAGAATTCTGAAAGCACGGCGAATATAGAAGCTGCTAAGCGAGATACGTCCGGACTTTTTCTCTTCAGCTAAAAGGCGAGAACAGATAAGAACGCCGCTGATGGCAAAAAAGACATCGACACCCGGTTGTCCGTAGGCATAAACCCATTCGGTGTTTAAAAAGCCCCAGTAATGCGGTACATCATGATTCAGAATGACCGCGATGATTGCGATCGCCCGCCATCCGTCCAAGGTAGGAAGATAGCCGGATTTTGGTCTTGAAGGAGAAGCATTCCCTGAGACTTTAGGCATGCGCTGCTAACTCTCGATTTGGTCGGCGGCTAGCCGCGAAGACGATACCGACGCTGATAATGGTAAAACCTTGAATCGTTGCCTGATCGATGGTCATAGAGTAGGCGTCAATCACTCCCATGGGTAACAACAACCACGCTAAAGACGGTCCCGCCCGCAATGACCTGAACGATAACCAAATGAGCATCAACGCAATGCCAGCTCGGCCAATGATAAAGAGAGGACCCGCGATGGATCCGAGCTCGTTGATCTCTCGCTCTTGAGGATCCTCTCCGAAACCAAGCGCGTCTTCGTCCTCCAGAGAAGCGACCACCGTGCTGCCCCTGCCGATCCCTTTTCCGAGCATGGAAAGATCCTGGAAAGGTCTCGCGATATTGCCAAAACCTCCAACAACTCTCTCTTGTAACTTTGAGTTATCGCCTGTGCCTCCCTGAGCGGCTACCCATCTCGTAGAGAAGGTCGTCACGGAGTCCTGAAAGACGGGAACCTGCATCAAGCCAAATATTCCTCCCGCTCCTACCAGAAGCGAAATGGCTAACCGATGAATATTCAAGAAGCGCGATGACCTTCCCGCCACGATCTCCCCAATAACTCCATTAAGCACGACTAGCACCACGCTAATGAGCACACTACGACTTACACTAACGGGCGCAGCAAGAACGATACTCACCGCCGCTGCCATAAGAAGCCACTTGGGGAACAGGTCTTTCTGGAAGTATCCCCAAAGAACAAACGCCGCGGCAATCGGATAAAACTGCGCAGGTCCAGTAATAAAACTAAACGTACCTGCCGGCCGAATATGTCCCAGAGCCCCAGTAATTTGGCCTCCCTCCCCGGAACTGCCCCGGTTGATAAAGGAGCCCGGAGGCGCTTGATACTCAGCAATCATTAGCAGGGTCATCGGGATCGACATAATGAGACACCGCTTCGCCACCGTGTAGAGATCATTGAAGTCGAAAAGATCCGCGACGACGATGGCCACAGGAATGTGTAGGACGTACGATCTCCACCCGTATAAGAAGACTAAAGGACCCAGACCTGCGCCCATGATCTGAAG
This genomic stretch from Terriglobus saanensis SP1PR4 harbors:
- a CDS encoding glycosyltransferase family 4 protein, encoding MLLATEFAKAGAEVTVVTETGGGHDYPFAVVRQPSVSKLLELGRQSDVIFQNNISLKTLLPLFLLFKPIFVTHHTWLTRSGGKTGWQDLLKRTVLRFCYNVTPSRALAEHLPVHAEVIGNPFEMESFLLLREMPKDRDIVFMGRLVSDKGCDLAIEALAQLKQMGLEPSFTVIGNGPDREKLEALALKLSVAQQVTFAGYLATQRAVEVARHKVLVVPSRWAEPFGLVALEGIAAGCAIVATSDGGLGEAVGDCGILVPNGDSNLLALALQSVLYDTEEREAMVARGPAHLRIHRPEYVAERYLEMFRTVTDVGLHKSALPGRSAC
- a CDS encoding acyltransferase family protein, whose amino-acid sequence is MANEEERHLQERTTGRRVFALDALRGLASCVVVAFHARYLAYFYDPHWWQVPFFAGHQAVVLFFVLSGYVLSLSYWRGRSLPYGRYFVRRLFRIWVPFAAALFVALPFAIKLNGSKIPLSRWFYQTWHTPVTGKLVLQGLLMSNRPDINTAFWSLRYEVLMSIVFPPLCWAFLRIGPVASGFFGLALLAAGAVLHSATLTWAACFVLGAALAGGYPSWKSRLTRLPSWAWGSIAVLSLAAYFYGNDIVIAFGACGLLLVAQTESVERLLDWPLPEYLGRISYSLYLVHGTVLFAVVILLYGRMPLNFLLALGVVLSFPVAHLFCVLVEEPSTALGRYLTREKKSVAAIQRESHTESR
- a CDS encoding acyltransferase family protein codes for the protein MPKVSGNASPSRPKSGYLPTLDGWRAIAIIAVILNHDVPHYWGFLNTEWVYAYGQPGVDVFFAISGVLICSRLLAEEKKSGRISLSSFYIRRAFRILPPAFLYLLVIALLGALGKIFVYRGELLASLFFYRNYTSLLGHVSGAHQPWFTGHFWSLSVEEHFYLLLPAVLVFWKGRTRIAILSGLALAVMANRAYQLGHRPWDWISFHTDVRLDALLIPAVFAILLQNEKYKGWIAKFTRLWPVLAVLVCFIINGDQTTKFWYMTSLVFLFPCLVIGSMLHPATIFGRILESAPLRYIGKLSYSLYLWQMLFYTGRMYQEKPLGALERWPLNLICTVACALASYYLIERPAIRLGHRFTHAPEVKG
- a CDS encoding glycosyltransferase gives rise to the protein MRLLQIVPRLRPAHDGIGENALRLAECLRSDHDLHTNFLIGDPSWKGPEEIEGFPVRSLSARSKTNLKAELASFLAPSEPAAVLLQFAPYGYEKRGIPFWLISGVKELQRETPFKLLTMFHELNAGRGTPWSSTFWLSHLQKRLILQIARESHVTLTNAAYHRKLLERWGIRTGPLLPIFSSVGEPSFLAPWSARKRQVVVFGRASHRKLTYVEGLAALDRICKLIDAHTIIDIGEPFDLSSVSQSLGIPITSCGRLSDEEVSLRMQQSQGSFLYYPDALLSKSSVFGATCAHGTIPFVSSQNDPNLSSSEFEKNLDYIKVNATGALPALPDLAEMSSMVYQRYQSRSSSANASLLASLINN
- a CDS encoding glycosyltransferase family 2 protein, giving the protein MRPVRNLRLRRPLYERYGGRLRPAVIILTFNSAETIATTLRSVRSLTDEIILVDSGSTDETIQLATELGAFVVSHPFENYGAQRNWAIDNLEITKTWQLHLDADEDVSEDLAREIEAIPESTAMDGFLVARYLKFMGRVLRHNLAPTYHMRLFRSGKGRCEARMYDQHFICSGPIGTLKHSMVDDIRMPLTEWTRRHNQWADAEVKELRMKRANAEIQGRWFGNKIQVKRRLRQCYENLPLFVRPGILFIYRYILTGGFLDGHEGLIFCVLQTFWFRFLIDAKLFEADRQSATK
- a CDS encoding glycosyltransferase family 2 protein; this translates as MKPSLAILATNYNTWDLTTRCVNACFEQDANHFDKLYIYDDCSPIAFTGTFPEGVTLIRGKKNLGLTKALNVAFSSVEEEIVILFDSDAYPTTPFCLEVARLFESNPKLGLVALRTIGTGGGPSESYTTEPNLWSLLLGQALYAKFESSLADHSGNISVFTCAMAVRKAAFDGIGGFDENFDWLDLDHDFSMRMNRSPWSITIAQDARIFHEGGGTPQETRHRLLRFYKTRWYLLRKFDRIGVPLVAKWLILLRLSIEYAMLKVFGKLLIKNQTRLQDKLEGRKALLQYCYANYR
- a CDS encoding cupin domain-containing protein; this translates as MASPEPESHDAMEAFLSLRLKRFFSGPIFYGMKMLSPCPLNMMQRRSFLSLAAGAISATALGQASADTPSSVLHPVDLGQDRLNETHSLGITNIAFKVLTRDTNGELFIIEHTTRKKGGPPRHIHPNQDEWFYVIEGKFLFEVGKDRIVLRQGESILAPRQIPHAWAFDGDKGGKMLISYTPAGKMEEFFREVTKTNAMPKQDAALFAKYDLLLVGPPLSV